One Weissella ceti DNA window includes the following coding sequences:
- the plsY gene encoding glycerol-3-phosphate 1-O-acyltransferase PlsY, translating to MTIIHFLISFVLAYIIGATPVGYWIGRVFFKKNLLQMGSGNIGTTNTFRNLGPLAGTSVMILDILKGSAGATMALIWGPLPAGETWWFFAVGLGAILGHTYSFWINFKGGKAVATSVGVLLMYNPGMFWFACLIFVSGIFLTSTVSIASMAGFAIVTVASAIVGDWVLFIIALLLTIFVFYRHRENIKRILHGTESKVPFGLVYWASKK from the coding sequence ATGACTATCATTCATTTTTTAATTAGTTTTGTTTTAGCTTATATTATTGGTGCCACACCTGTTGGCTATTGGATTGGTCGCGTATTCTTCAAGAAGAATCTGCTTCAAATGGGTTCAGGTAATATTGGTACGACAAATACATTCCGTAATCTAGGTCCTTTGGCTGGTACATCAGTAATGATTCTAGATATTCTTAAAGGAAGCGCTGGTGCCACAATGGCATTGATCTGGGGCCCACTACCCGCTGGGGAAACTTGGTGGTTCTTCGCAGTTGGACTAGGAGCTATCCTAGGACACACTTACTCATTCTGGATTAACTTCAAGGGTGGTAAGGCGGTGGCGACATCAGTTGGTGTACTACTAATGTATAACCCTGGAATGTTCTGGTTTGCGTGCTTGATCTTCGTATCAGGTATCTTCCTAACAAGTACCGTATCAATTGCTTCAATGGCTGGTTTCGCAATCGTCACAGTTGCGTCAGCGATTGTTGGTGACTGGGTCCTATTTATCATTGCCCTACTACTAACAATCTTTGTCTTCTACCGTCACCGTGAAAACATTAAGCGTATTCTACACGGTACAGAAAGCAAAGTGCCCTTTGGTTTAGTCTACTGGGCATCAAAGAAGTAA
- a CDS encoding MFS transporter yields MTALSNKRANLTLLALAISAFAIGSTEFISVGLIPMLIQDFNITLSQAGLTVSLYAIGIVIGAPLLTLLTGTLNRRTLMILTMTIFILGNIVTAFAPTFMILLVGRFIASLAHGLFMSVSSLIAAAVVPEHRRASAIAIMFTGLTVATVTGVPLGTFIGQQTSWQWSFIFITIIGLIGLIANAFLIPKSLPIPGKADPKGLMRVLKQPAIRSVLLMTIFGYGAPFVVYTYLTPLLNTQMGWSMSAIVIILVVYGIMVAIGNTLGGKWANNDTLTVLIRILIGLVGVMAILWLVQSMHWLGLVAVLLMGLFAFMTVPGLQLMVMDQANKLVPEDMTLAASLNISAFNIGIASGSTIGGLVSSSIGLSATPLFSILMVLIAIGVGITLKKHLKDV; encoded by the coding sequence ATGACTGCTTTATCAAATAAACGGGCTAACCTTACCTTGTTAGCTTTAGCCATTAGCGCATTTGCGATTGGCTCAACTGAATTCATTAGTGTCGGTTTAATTCCGATGCTGATACAAGATTTTAACATCACATTATCACAAGCTGGTTTAACGGTATCGTTATACGCAATTGGTATCGTGATTGGCGCGCCTTTACTAACGTTACTAACCGGGACACTTAATCGTCGTACCTTAATGATTTTGACAATGACCATTTTTATTCTTGGGAATATTGTGACGGCCTTTGCACCTACCTTCATGATCTTATTAGTTGGTCGTTTCATCGCGTCATTAGCGCATGGGCTCTTCATGTCAGTCTCATCATTAATTGCGGCCGCAGTTGTACCTGAACATCGTCGTGCGAGTGCTATTGCAATTATGTTTACTGGTCTAACGGTCGCAACCGTGACTGGTGTGCCACTTGGTACTTTTATTGGTCAACAAACTAGTTGGCAATGGTCATTTATCTTTATTACCATTATTGGCTTGATTGGTTTGATTGCGAATGCGTTCTTAATTCCAAAGTCACTTCCTATTCCAGGTAAGGCAGATCCAAAGGGGCTTATGCGTGTCCTTAAACAACCTGCTATTCGTTCAGTCTTATTAATGACTATTTTTGGTTATGGTGCCCCCTTTGTGGTTTACACTTATCTAACGCCTCTTTTGAATACCCAAATGGGTTGGTCAATGTCTGCGATTGTGATTATCCTCGTTGTTTACGGTATTATGGTCGCGATTGGCAACACACTTGGTGGTAAGTGGGCAAACAATGACACTTTAACAGTTCTAATTCGTATCTTGATTGGGCTCGTTGGTGTGATGGCCATCTTATGGCTCGTGCAAAGCATGCATTGGTTAGGATTAGTTGCAGTACTTCTAATGGGCCTATTCGCCTTCATGACAGTGCCTGGTCTACAATTAATGGTTATGGATCAAGCAAATAAACTCGTCCCTGAAGATATGACCCTTGCTGCTTCATTGAACATTTCAGCCTTTAACATCGGGATTGCATCTGGTTCAACAATTGGTGGCTTAGTGTCTTCAAGCATTGGTCTATCAGCCACACCATTATTCAGCATTCTAATGGTGTTAATTGCCATTGGTGTTGGAATTACGTTAAAAAAGCACTTAAAAGACGTTTAA
- a CDS encoding aldose 1-epimerase family protein yields the protein MAVKLDNGSIVVTISEQGAELQSVKNKESGLEYMWEGDPAIWGRHAPNLFPIVGRLKGDRYKYRDKTYFMTQHGFARDNEFDLVEKTASTARFRLTDSEETRAIYPFRFQFDVLYRLTEQDTLGIVYIVTNIDRHDIFFSVGGHPAFRVPLSVEGAEETAEDTSDSFSDYYINVDPRRTYQQAKLVGPHLDNNIEGYFDANIPMRLRRDDFKDDAIILRLDENPTSVVLSKRTESHGVTMHLQNAKYVGLWTPYAKDAPFVCIEPWWGIADTVDADGDLTHKFAINKLAPAQTFTGSYSLTFF from the coding sequence ATGGCAGTAAAGTTAGATAATGGTAGTATTGTTGTCACGATTTCTGAACAAGGCGCAGAATTGCAAAGCGTCAAGAATAAAGAAAGTGGCTTAGAATATATGTGGGAAGGTGACCCAGCTATTTGGGGACGTCACGCACCTAATCTATTTCCAATCGTTGGTCGTTTAAAGGGAGATCGATACAAGTACCGTGATAAGACATATTTTATGACTCAACACGGATTTGCTCGTGACAACGAATTCGATTTAGTTGAAAAAACAGCATCTACGGCACGTTTCCGTTTGACAGATAGTGAAGAAACACGTGCTATTTATCCATTCCGTTTTCAGTTTGACGTATTATATCGTTTGACAGAACAAGATACATTGGGAATTGTATACATTGTGACAAACATTGACCGTCATGATATTTTCTTCTCTGTCGGTGGGCACCCTGCGTTCCGTGTTCCTTTGAGTGTTGAAGGGGCTGAAGAAACTGCCGAAGATACATCAGATAGTTTCTCAGATTACTACATTAACGTTGATCCTCGTCGCACTTACCAACAAGCTAAGTTGGTAGGTCCACACTTGGATAACAACATTGAAGGGTACTTTGATGCGAACATCCCCATGCGTTTACGTCGTGATGACTTTAAGGATGATGCAATTATCTTGCGCTTAGATGAAAACCCAACTTCTGTGGTTCTTTCAAAGCGTACAGAATCACATGGAGTCACAATGCACCTACAAAACGCGAAGTATGTTGGACTTTGGACACCATATGCGAAAGATGCACCATTCGTATGTATCGAACCATGGTGGGGAATTGCGGATACAGTAGACGCAGATGGTGATTTGACACACAAGTTTGCGATTAACAAGCTTGCGCCAGCGCAAACATTTACAGGATCATATTCACTAACATTCTTCTAA